Genomic segment of Salvia splendens isolate huo1 chromosome 12, SspV2, whole genome shotgun sequence:
tttaaaaaaaaagtagtactactatatgttTGATGAAGCCCTATGTATTCTTTATAAGATTCaaacactaaaaataaaagCACAGCTTTATAACTTACTTTAGGTGTTGTACCGTTCACTGGGCTAGAACGAATTATTTCCCGTGTAGCTTCTTCAATCTCGCTCTAATGTAATCATTCCGAGCTTGAAGTCGAGCTTGTTGAGGAGCAACATTGACATGAGAAAGGTGCAAACCATATCCAAATAACGAGCAACCAAAAAGGAAGAACGCTGTCGTAGCTGCGATCTTTTTAGGTGTAGCCTCAAAACATACTACCATCTCAAATCTTCCTCCTTCAATTAGTAAACATAGCAGAAAAATGAATCACTTTCCCACATTAAAGCAATATACAATAAgaggttttaatgcataataaCTAATAAGATTAGCCATTTGGGTTTACAGCACTCAGCAGTTAAAGTGTCATAACAAGTAGTGCTTGTTCACAAATTAGGCACAACACAAATCAATGTAGAATTAACTGATATCTATCTCTATATACATAGATGCATCGCTCTTCTTCATAAGAAGCTGAGCAAATAAGTTGTTGAGAAAGAGATGGAAACATCGACATGTACTCCTTATTAGAACGCTTTATCTGTCAAATCCCAGACCATCAACAATTAGGGTTCCTTTTGATTTTCGATTTTACCATTCAAATTCAATGCTTGAATTTTAGAATCAAATCAATGCCGATTTAGCGAAAAGTAAAGCAAGATAGGAACTTTATGAGCTTACCGATTAAAGATAACGGCGGCGGTGGTGTTCCGACAGGCGGCGTCAACCGATGAGATTTattgagaagaagaaggtaAATAAATGAAACCGTGAAACGATCATTCaattacaaaatgaaaaaaaagtactaatatACTAGTATGAAGGGGAAATTCATAAATCctatacaaataataataaaaacatgggatattgacatctaatattatgaaatttttaaaaagttgggttttcccacgaactttaaaattgacaaataatatcatgaactttatCACGGGTTTGTTTTTTCCCACGAATGaaaaaattcatgttattttaatagattgaaaaacaattttggagggtgtgcttcaagaaagaCTATCTTCAAATATTGAAAAACTTGGAGCTCTCAAAATTATTatcgagaaattacgaaaaaaaatccgtatcataatattatttgtgggaattttttcattcgtgggaaaaaacaaacccggggtaaagttcgtgatattatttgacaattttaaagttcgtgggaaaaatccaactttttgaaagtttcatgatattagatgtTAATATCCCTAAAAACATCGTCATTACCTTTTAAAATAGTAgccatttttaaattttagtttgaTACACTTTCTTTAGACTTCaaatatattttgattatttattgTTATATAATATGTGCCGCcactttttattcttctttcttttcctctatctgttttctatttattcatttttaactaacatatttcaattatttttaattttttagtttatcaattttacataaaaataatactactatcatTCATACAATATCATGAATTTTAGCAAGTAGCGAAGTTCTCACAAGTTAGATGTTCTCCTAAATTGGATTTGACATGGCACGCCGTATTATGTAGTTTAGGAACGACGAGTCGCGTTGCGTGTTGCttgaatttaaaaatatttcctAAATTTTGTGGGAATTTCAATTGTGAAAAATTCACTACAAAACCTACAAATATGATTTATGCTATAAATTTGAAGTTCATGGAAATATCAAATTTCGTCCAAAATTTAGACTTTTCGGGACTAAGTCAGCCATGTAATTATGTTTGCATAGGTAGATAGTAACGCTGGATTCTAAATTCTAAAAACGAAACAATCATTTTACAAAACCCAATTCTTCTGAAAATGGCTTTGTTACACAGCGAATAATTAAGctaaaaattataagtattgTTTTGAGCGACACTTTCTTTTATAATGTACATCAGTGCATCTAATAATTTTAGTTTTACTCATTATATCATGATAGTtctaattacattaattaataacTCTGTAATTCTGAATTGATTTTTTACGTACTCATTTAATTCGGAAAAAGAGTAAGGGATTGTGTTCATCAGTTCATGTGTTTTaggaagtgaaaaaaaaaataattatctcTGTAAATATGGTAACAATACTGGTTCAAAATTGTGTAGCCCTGCTAGGCTGCTAAAACACACATAGCaggagagttttttttttccttttctttttttttccctaTTAAAGAATCAAAATCTTAAGCTGAATCTCCAGAAAAGCTCATACTTGAATTCTGTGGAAGTATGAGTAAGTTTTGCCAACTTTCAACTATCTACAAACACATTCTTATTGGCACTTTCTTGTATGAACAGCTCCAACAGATTGCTCAAGTTGGCCTGCGATGGGCTTGAACAATTCCCCGGAACATCCCACCGGAGCTGTCGCCACAAGTTCTCTGATCTCCTTAACCACCTGAGCTTTGTCTGCCGCAAACATCTCATCCTCTGCACAACAAATCCTTACTTAGCCTCATCATTCTTACAGCATGTTGCATTGTTATGTTAGATCACCTGGTTTACCTTTCTCGGTGTTGAAGCCATCAAAAAACTGCAGGAGTTTGTTTCTGTTGGCAGCGAGTATGTTGATGATATCAGCAGGCTTGTTCTTGTTCGCCACGAACAGCTGCAAACATGGCTGAGTTAGCACGAGTACACCACAAAACTGATTATAGTATGACTAGCTAGTGTTCAGGGTATGGGGTGATCGATACCTTGAACACGTGGAATGCATCGATTTGAATGCACTTGTGTGTTTCCTGCAACAAACACCAACTTTAGATGTTGTAATATCATCAATGGAAGCTTTCAGAGGTTAAAGAGATGTTACCCTCATTAGATTCATGAGAACTTTCATATTGTTCTTGGAGCTGACATAACGCACCATGACCCCGGAGTTAGATCTATCAAGCAACATGTCTCCTAGAAGCTGAAAAGCAAGAGTTATCATTAGTCTCAAATGTCTTAAACCTTACAGCAAGATCAACATTAGTAGTCATTTTATCACTCTTAGTCTAATGGAGATACGGAGCCGGTATAGGGTTGAAAATACACGAAAGCAAAAGTTGCCAATCGTTTCGAAACAGAAAAGGATGATTCTTAGGAAACTCTATACCTTGATAGCTTGGCGACGGGTCATGTAGTTTGGAGACTCCAGCAACTTTGAGTTGAAATCAGAAAAGAACTACGGAGAAAACATTAGGATAAATGTAGGGTACTTAAACCTTTGGGAAAATTTCACAAACAGAAGCAAGAAGCTCATTTACTACTTCCTATTAAATTTACAACAGCTAAACAGGGAAAAGAAAACCATACCCAACTATAATTTTCGGTGAGAAAATCTGCaacagtggacttatgccgtgTCATGAGCTCCTGGAATATATATCAGGAAAATATATAACTTCAATCGTTTCATACTATTAAGAATGCAAAGGTATGACATATACATCACATATTACTAAAAGCACATCCAGAAATCTATATGGTCTATCAACCAAATATACATACGGCATACCTGCACCAAATTATTGCACTAAGGTGTTTACAAACATGGATGGATAAAATTGGCTACTTATtgcaataatataaatgtaaatACCCTGAATACTATGAACATAGACCATATATGTAAGTGAAAGGTTTGATAAACAGTTTTTTTCCACTAAAGATATAAGACTACcataaaaaatccaaaaaacaACTACTCCATAGCTAGTATCACCAAAATCTTAAGTGATGATAAATTCATAGCATAGAATTAGTCAGGGAAACACACAGATACTGAAATCATAATGGATAACCTTAAAGGTAGTAGCAGCATCTGAAGCAACATCAAAATTTGGAAGTTGAATGTAGTCGAAAAACTTCTTCATATGGGCTGACTTCAAAACATAACTGCGAGCAAAGAAAGATTAAGAGTTCATGGAATGAATGAGAGAGTGGCATCTGAATGACAAAAAAATGACTCGGAATGTCTAAATTGTTAAGCTTCTTACCTAGCGACCACCTGATGTCTTAGGCAGTCCCTTAACATCCCTCCGTAATGCAGAGCTACGGAAGGATCTTCGTGCCTGTAAAAAATGTAATGTAAAACCAGCATTTTGCATATAAGTAGAAAAAAGAGGAACATTCTTCAGTTTCATCTGCAGAAAAGGCAACgattcttatgaaattatgataATTCAGGAAGCAAGTGAATGCTCCATACACTAGCATTCCACATAAATGCAGTAAGAGGCTAAAAAATGTAATGTAAAACCAGCATTTCACATATACTAGAAAAAAGAGAGATATTCTAGTAAAAGAAGGGACATTCACCAGTTTCATCTGCGTTATGAAATTATGATAATTCATGAAGCAAGTGAACGCAGTAAAGTCTCCATACATCGATACGAAGATGAAAGTTATAGAAAGCTCTAAATAGCATCAATCTGAACTATACTAGAATGCATGTGTGAATTACTCACCCAGTGATCATAACGTCCAAAAGATCAATGTTCTTTTCCAAGTAGTCAGAAGCAATCAACCGTGAATGAACAGGTTGCCTTTGCAGATTCGCAACCACTCTCGTTGCATCCTTGCGAGTCTTCACAGAGAAAAAAACATGTACATGCGATCACAAAAACTCAATCCAAAAACAGAAGCATCGTTATCGTAAAAGTGTGTTACCTCGAAGTTTAATTTGGGGAGGCAGCGAATGAGCAGCCGCATTGTGTCGCCGGCGAAGAACTCCTGAGTCAATTGCGCACAAGCTTCTGCAACAGGCTCCGATTCCTCAATTCCGTACAGAATCGATTTCAGCTCCCTGATATCGGCATCCAATTGCGCCAGCTGCAATCAAAAGTGttcatatattatttttaaaaaaaaacacgaaAGCAATGTCGTAGATCTGATCGGTACGGTACCTTATCATTGCGCCTGGGGCTGGTAGCGTTGTTGGAATCGGAATCGACGTAGATGAGGAGTTTGGTGACATCGCGGACGATGTCGGCGGGAGGGCGGGGTTTTTTGGATTTGAAGAGGTTTTTCATGGAATTGGTGCGGAGAATTTTGGGGACGAGCTTCTTAAAACTCATGGGGGGAGTGGTCTTCTTGGGAGCGTCGTCCTCCTTTGTGGAGATCGGCATCACGTTCCCCAGAAAGTGATCGGGGGAATGAGATCCCGTTGGAATGGCGAATTCCAAATACCACGCGAGAGAAAGACGCGTTCTTCCGTTTTGCTCTCTGTtttttgtttcttccttttttccCCTTTGGTGTGTGGGTGATTATGGGGTCAAGAGGTAAGGTAATGTAGAAGAGGCATACGGGAATTCGGTTGGATTGTGGATGGCATTGTGAGCCACGCCATAAACAATGGAGATCCCTCAGAAATCTGCGGAGACACAGGCAAACGAAGAGAAACACAGATTCCAAAATTTCAGGAGCCAATCAGGAAATACTATTAACTAGaaagaaatattattatttgcaATCGATTAGAAATAGATACATAAATTTTGGAGTATACTTCAGTTAGACAAATTAAATTCTagcatataaattttaatttaacaaAGCTTCACTTCAACAGAAAATGAtattgagataaaaaaaaatatttgtagaTAAAACCATAGCATTTATAAAGTTAgcaaaaacaataataatagtTTAGTGTAAATCCAAATGAGCAAATAAAATTTGAACGTAATAAGTTTGGATATCATTCTGCAACATTTATAAGAAAACCAATGAActataaataagataattatttttttatttaaaaataaaattaactatataaataatttcTATACAAATTGGCAGTTGTATTAGAATAATTACGGAAATATTGTAGTAATTGAAGATGAGGATATCAATTTCGGGAAGGGTTGTACTTAAcaagataattttttttactattgaTAGAGGAGACACGAGAGAGAAAAGATAGTGTAgaaaaccaaaaaaattatgGTTACTTCATAATCTAGAAACGGAATTTTGTGAAATATTTAGGAGAGAAAAATATCACACGACATAATGATCTTTATCACTTAACTATGAATATATGCGTGCAACAACAAAATGAGATGATCATAACAAAATCAATAACCAAATACAAAACTGGATTGAGACTTCCACTGCCTAGCCTTCTCAAATCCATTAGTACAATTCTCATAATCCTCAATAGTTTGATCAATTTGTTCTTGCGTGTTCATCACAAAGGGACCATACTGGCGCACGGGCTCCCCCAGCGGCTCGCCTCCAACCAGAATAAACCTCAGCGCCTTCGACGACTTGTTGGAGGCGTAGAGGCCGTCGCCCTCCCCAAGGAGGAGTAGGTGGTGGGCCGACACGGCCGAACATCTCTCCTTCCCAAACACACCTTCTCCTTCTAAAACATACACAAAGGCATTCCAAGACAGGGGTATTGGCTGCCTAATGTGTGCCCCTGGCTTGAGTGTGAAGTCAAGAAACATGGTGGGAGTTCTTGTGTATATCTCTGACTTCACACCCAATGATTCCCCTGCAATCACTCTCACTTCCACACCGTTTCTACAAGCTTCTTTTATATCTATGCTCTTCATTTCTTGATACCTTGGCTCAATCCTACACATAAAGTTAGTAATGTGTGACCACTTTTGATACTCCACTTGCTAGCACTATTGACAAGGAAAGAAGGGTGTTTGTCTTTTTCATAGTGTAGAGAGAGTAATGGGGCACTCACATTTTGTGTTTGGAGGAGAGGTTGATCCATAATTGCAACCCCTTTTGAGTTCCCTCTGCTGCAGGCATTTCTGAGTGGACAATACCTCTTCCTGCGGTCATCCATTGTAGGTCACCGGCTTCGATCGTGCCCTTGTGCCCCTCGAAGTCCTCGTGTGTCACCGCTCCCTGACATACCAGTATACATAATATTGAGTGTTCAGTTACTCGAGATTAAATTGATCAATTTTATTACAAATGGGGGACCAAGACTAATTCAAATGACACTATCCCGAGAATATAAGTACAGATTCATAACTAAACAACATAACTAATCTTTTGTCATGCCGGCCTAAATTGATAACCACTAGAAAGGTGAGAAAGTAGATGATTGAGGCATGTTTAAatccaatttaattatttaatttgtcaaCTTAAACAACTTGAAGATCAGCTTTCCTAGCCATTCATTATGGCAAAATCATGACATGGTCCATCTCCTAATTTTCTAATGTTGCTTGCTTATGCTGTTGGATTATTATATACTAGCATTCAGACAAGAAGATCCTTTCAAAACATGAAATTATTTAAAGATAGTAGATAGAGCAACTGTAGAAAAACTCTTTCTAGTCAAAACTATGATGTCAAACAATACACATTAGAAAACAGTGTCGCTCTATACCTGCAGCATGTAGGTGACAGTCTCGAATCCTATAATACCATTAAAACAGAGATACATCGCTATTAATCaccataataataaataaataaataaaaacaattatcaTCAAAGAAAGGGGGAAAATGATGAACAAACCTCTATGTGGGTGATCAGGAAATCCAGCAGGAGCTGAAACTGCAATCccatttcaaaaaatattacAACACGAAATCAAGTCAAAATCATTCAAGAACTacaaaaatcagaaaaatatataaagaaaaCATAAGACAATAACCACACCTGAGAACTCGTCCAGAACAAGAAAAGGGTCGAAGTATTTCAGCTCAAatcttcaaattaaaaaaaaaaacacaagttTAGAATTGATAGccaaaaaaagataaatttgaTGAAGAAGTAGTTGAGGTTGTCTGACCTTCCGATGCTTCTTCTGACGGTGGCGCCGACGCCTTCGTGCTGAGGCCGAGCCAGGAATTTTCTGACAACGGGGCGAGGATCGGTGACAACGTTGGACATGTTAGTGTATAtgtattgttgatattttttggaGGGGATTTTATACTTTTGTGAAGTGGGATGTGAATTTGAATTGAGTATAAAATTTGGCTTCATGCATCGGGTTTTTATAGTTGGAGGAGTTTAGTTCCGTTAGTTGATTTTGGGACAAGGAGTGGGGCCAGACACGCAGCTGTGGATTCTTCttccttcactttgttttaTTTGCCACATTTTACGTCATGCTGACGCCCAGATTACGTCATCCTATGACCTTTCTCATCGTGTAAATGAACAAACCCTTACGTCATCAATAATAATATCttagattaatttttttctgATATGAAAAGATCAATACTCTATTGTAAATCTAagattattttatactcctatatgATATTGTCTCGAGATTAAGTATTGGACTCTAAGTATAATTCGttatataatcatttaaaccaaAAATGGAAGTTTATATTGTGAGTAGCTTCTATTCTTCTGTATATACTAGTTGTGAATACGGGAAATTAAGCATCCACGTTGATgctttaatttgttgtttatttgtgAGGCTTTTAAATGTTTAATATATATGATTGTGTTTTAGTACTTTTTAGTTTCTACACTTATTCAGTTTGTCGAGTTCATACCCAAGTGACTAAGTCATGACAAGATTGTTTCAAacaaaatatttgttgttattttattattttcattcagTTATGATTTACTTATAAAATCGGTATTTGTAATTTACTACTacaattattttttagttaattgTTCCAAATCAATAtcattaattttgattttaattttgatcTATGAGAGGCCGCACCAAGTGCACCTCAAAAACTAAAATATCATTAATATTGATTCTTCTCGTTTCTaccatttttaattaaatttcagtGAATCGTGTCGATGTAGTTCCACAGTAAATTAAGTGCAAAACAACAATCGAAATTCACGACAATTAAATACTGAATTGAAACTTAAAGCTTTTAATAAACATTTAGGTAGTAGAAACTTTTATAATCGGAcagacaaattaattaattgagttAATACTACTTCTTTAGTGCATGAGATCGATAAAACTATGTGATTGATGTAATGTAAATATAACACCAAATTAGATGGTTGTAGTTAATTACTCACTTAGATGATCGGATAAGGAAGAACTACTGCTTTTCATTCCTTAGTTTTTAGACAAACcaattcatttaaaaattttCACAAATGTTGCCGTGCAATTTGATTTTTGTAGGTGTGatagattttaaattattactattatataaaaCTGATAATCCATTCAATGTATACATAATGCACAGCTGAATTAATAGTGGTAGCATGTTCCACGCTATAATGAAAATCTATTAAATTTCGACCATAATTAAAGAAGTAGGCCACATCATTAGCCACGCACCGCATACGTATATATAGTTCCCTATTTTCTAAGTCATTTTGCATATAATTCAATATTGACTTCATACATAATTCCCATACAATTCGTTTCTATTCATAAAAGAATATGGATATACCTCTTAAAACTACAGTAAAATATGGTTAAAGATAAATTTTGATAGGTCTTGTTTGACATAAGGCGTCGGTAAAATATCTGAAGTATGTTTTATTAACATCAAATTTCAGAGTTTTGATGATGATTATTGCGTATAACTTATAAGTACTCCCTGATTGTTACTACATGTTAATCAGTTTAAATAACGATTGGTTTACCtttaaaataagagataaaGCACGTATAATACTACTCCAAACTTgatcacaaaataaataataacaataaaaaagaaaaagttagtgTTTAATTAAAGGGTTAGcaaaaatccaaaatttgaaTATATGAACCGAACTAaaccgaattttaaaatttagttcGATTTTTTTGGGATTTCGATTcagttttattctttttaagaaattttgatttttaggtTTGGTTTGGATATCTAAAAAACCGAACttgtttttaatattaatatatatatatatatatatatatatatatatatatatatatatatatatatttatataattaatttataccTACATGGTAAAAGTTCAACTTAACATAGTGTAAACCAATTTAATTGTGTCCTTTTTCACCGTTGAAAATATGTATGTAACACACgtagtatatatttgatttttgaattttaggattttttattttttggatgttGAACATATTGTTATACAAtaggttttttttgttttgttcagttttcaattgtttttcgatttttaatttttcgagTTTGATTTTATTCGAAGTTCAGTTTGGTTTAGTTTCATTTTTACGAAAATTCAGTTTTGATTCCGTTTAATTTAGGCAAAAAAAAAAGGGTGTTTGCCCCTAATTAATTACGAATCCCctatttatcttttctcttgtCGTAAATAATCATTCTATCACTTAGAAATTAGAATCGGGTTAAAGAATAAATGATTAACAGTAACAAACTGCCATTAGACAAATTAATATTGGAACATATAACATGGCCGATTGTCTATCAAGAATAAGTGGTTGCATTTAGAGTTGACAATGAAATCAAACAGTCAACATAGATAATTAGATAGAAGCAATTAcaagctaaaaataaaaataaataaataaaatctaatGTACTGTTTGAATAAGGACTGGAAAGTCATTGGTCAATTCCCAATCTACTCTTAAGCAATAAATATGGAATTTGCCCATTGCATGCCATCAATGTAACGAAAGCATGACGAACACAACGTAGAGATtagttcaaaatatttttatctctaGCATGCAAAATTAAAAGAGTAATAATTTGTACATTAAGGATAAGGATAAGGATAGAatgtaaaactaaaaacaattatttaaaaTCTGAAATAGAACAATTTGAGAATCGATAAAGTCAATATAAGACGATATTCAAATTATTTACGCAATGCTTATTGTTCTAGATAATTTTGTACTATGGATTTTGAGGTGATAAATTAACATAGGATTAATAGttaattaaatcataaaatttgattaaattctggTTTAtcttattaattaagtttaagattgaaatattaaattatgaagttttagtttttctcaattgtctcaTCTATATGCAAAATGTCATCTTTAGTAATATTTAAaatgatgtgttttatgaaataagtatttttatcttttattttctctttttaatgaaaaaaatcattttaattaTCATTACAAGGCGacattttatatatagatgAGACAATTGATGAAAATTGAAACTTCatgatttattattataattttaaattttgatggaataaatcaaaatttgattaaattttatgatttagaTAACTAATAACCCATtaatataaattacatacatCTCTGATGGACGCCGTTTATGCAATCTTGCTaagaatcaaaattattttattaacaataaattaaatcaaattctAAAGATCAGGGTTTGGTATACTCACCTAGCCttaaattatgatatttatgGATTATTAACTaagaatagaataaaataaaataaataacaaacgAAACTCAATATGAAAAGGATCTCGGCTTCGAATTATTCCACACTAATAATGGACAAGGAATAAATTAATTCCCATTGATCAACCAGTTATATATTGCTCGGTTTAATTCATTGTTTCGATTACTGATATAGTATTTGTTTAATTCGATTATTTGGATTTCGGTTATTTTTGCCACCCACTATATTATAGAGTACTCCATAGATATAGGTTTAACCTAATATTTATGCataataaaaaatcattttagACTATTAGGTAATCAAATATAATGGACGTAAAGTGAAATTAAGATaattactaaaaatttaaaaggcattataataattttatcaaaTCCAATCCTTATTTATTGCATTCCGTAATCCCCAAAAGACTAAAGTATGATTTTCTTTTCCTTACTTATTCTAAATTGCTCAGAAGATATACAACATCCTTAATTAATTGGTTTAAAACATCCCTAATTCTCGcgtaatataatataattatttattgaatatatcCAATTTAGTGGCCAAATTGTCCATTATAGGCTTTGCAAATGTTCATTGTATGTTCAATATGTTGTGCAACATAAGTATATTATTATGAAGTGCAATATTTTCATTGATATTTCAAATTAATTCACATTGTATCCATGGTAGTTCAAGTAATGTCTCATTAATcattatatacaaaatcaaTTTCCATTGTATTTCAAGTAATGTGTCATTGTAGTTAATGTATATAATCTAACAAAACATTCATCATGAAAagttaaaattttcattttacatGTGAAGCACTTTCATAATATATAAGACATTTACACTTATAGAGTCGTTTCTAATGAACAGTTTATTACTGGTCGTCTATAACGCTCTTAAGATGCATATCATATACTATTACAATAATGAAAGACGTAGCTCATCCAAATCTAAATACTCCGTATTACGGATGACCTACCATGGGAAATTGGTACAAATCTTAAAATTGTGTAGGTGGATCTGGGCCAACATCAGTGCTCTTGgagaagagcacggatgtggctACTCtaacaaattcattttttagtaCCTAAGAATACTTCCAAGAACCCGCTCGGTTtgaaaaattacattaaaacaATATCAATATCAAAACAATATTAATGTACACACCAAATACTACTTAACACTCTTTACCTCCGAAATTATTCTTATGACGGATTATATTGAGCTGAGTGTATAGATTTGAATTTCGTAGTTAAGTGACTAGGTTTGCTCATGCATTCTTACACTACATTTGTCCaagaaaaatagttttttttttttattttgatctttCTATTAAAATTGCTGGTTTATaatttttgatgatttttattttttattaataatacttttaactattttttcctATTTATCTTTTATATAAAATGTATGCATTGTTAATCGGAATATGCACCAGAATGTACTTTGTTCTATTATAATCGCAGTTTTCTACAAAGGAGTTATATTAGGAGTGATTGTGGTTTGATTAACCGATCAATTGTCGTCTAAATGAACCAATAATCCAAAAATGGAACAAGCGATTATTAAGATAGGCACAGTGTTGAATTACAAATACGATTGAAAGAGAGAGAAGTAAGTATAGCTCAAATTATGATTATTTCATACGCTATAGTCTCAAATACGTACATTGCCAATTTACCACAAAACTCCGATTAATTTTTCCAATCATATTTCTTCTGTGCTTCACTATTATATTCGGAGTGATTACTAAAGTAAATACCACCGCTCTTGGCTATCCACCACGACTCATTTGGTCTGGCCTTGAAGAAATTTTCCCGATAAACTTCAAAATCTTGTTTCTTTTTACCCCAAAAAAAACGACAGAAAAATACGGTGGTTGGCGTAACATCTGGACAAAAACTCCACTGATAATCTTGGTTTGGGTAAAGGAAGTGATCTCCGAGATTATCATCTCCAGATTCACAATGAACTTTTAACGATGGAGAATTTGAAGGCAAATTGCTAAGGATATGGACATGATGCTT
This window contains:
- the LOC121756828 gene encoding pirin-like protein, whose amino-acid sequence is MSNVVTDPRPVVRKFLARPQHEGVGATVRRSIGRFELKYFDPFLVLDEFSVSAPAGFPDHPHRGFETVTYMLQGAVTHEDFEGHKGTIEAGDLQWMTAGRGIVHSEMPAAEGTQKGLQLWINLSSKHKMIEPRYQEMKSIDIKEACRNGVEVRVIAGESLGVKSEIYTRTPTMFLDFTLKPGAHIRQPIPLSWNAFVYVLEGEGVFGKERCSAVSAHHLLLLGEGDGLYASNKSSKALRFILVGGEPLGEPVRQYGPFVMNTQEQIDQTIEDYENCTNGFEKARQWKSQSSFVFGY
- the LOC121756944 gene encoding putative MO25-like protein At5g47540 — protein: MPISTKEDDAPKKTTPPMSFKKLVPKILRTNSMKNLFKSKKPRPPADIVRDVTKLLIYVDSDSNNATSPRRNDKLAQLDADIRELKSILYGIEESEPVAEACAQLTQEFFAGDTMRLLIRCLPKLNFETRKDATRVVANLQRQPVHSRLIASDYLEKNIDLLDVMITGHEDPSVALHYGGMLRDCLRHQVVASYVLKSAHMKKFFDYIQLPNFDVASDAATTFKELMTRHKSTVADFLTENYSWFFSDFNSKLLESPNYMTRRQAIKLLGDMLLDRSNSGVMVRYVSSKNNMKVLMNLMRETHKCIQIDAFHVFKLFVANKNKPADIINILAANRNKLLQFFDGFNTEKEDEMFAADKAQVVKEIRELVATAPVGCSGELFKPIAGQLEQSVGAVHTRKCQ